One genomic segment of Microbacterium sp. ProA8 includes these proteins:
- a CDS encoding putative immunity protein — protein sequence MPILPTERDPRFTTIRRGGTLTDDDHRLLAEWAAQCAERVLPLFEREQPGDSRPRDAIELGRAWIRGEVPMKEAHQRAFVANAAGKGLPDPAKFAALAAGQAVAVAHVAAHELGAAAYAIRAVVASVPGSEADAARLAERDWQRAQLPEEIRELVLDDQRLRSPICWNVFDD from the coding sequence ATGCCGATCCTTCCCACCGAGCGCGATCCGCGGTTCACCACGATCCGGCGAGGCGGCACCCTTACCGACGACGACCACCGTCTGCTCGCGGAGTGGGCGGCGCAGTGCGCCGAGCGCGTGCTGCCATTGTTCGAGAGGGAGCAGCCGGGCGACAGCCGCCCGCGCGATGCCATCGAGCTTGGCCGCGCCTGGATCCGCGGCGAGGTTCCGATGAAAGAGGCTCACCAGCGGGCGTTCGTCGCGAACGCCGCGGGCAAGGGTCTGCCCGATCCTGCGAAGTTCGCCGCCCTCGCGGCCGGGCAAGCCGTCGCCGTGGCGCACGTGGCAGCGCATGAGCTCGGTGCCGCGGCGTACGCGATCCGGGCGGTGGTGGCATCCGTCCCCGGCAGTGAGGCGGACGCGGCGCGCCTGGCGGAACGAGACTGGCAGCGCGCGCAGCTGCCGGAGGAGATCCGCGAGCTGGTGCTCGACGACCAGCGCCTCCGCAGCCCGATCTGCTGGAACGTCTTCGACGACTGA